In a single window of the Bacteroidia bacterium genome:
- a CDS encoding DNRLRE domain-containing protein has product MKYLSLIVMFFSFTMMGKAQYKITIYPDIDANVKKLNSSTNYGSDVTFIARYTSSTDIVRALMKFDLSSLPSNAVINYARLTLYGIDHNGSSNSSYVQRITQSWVENTVTWTNQPTVSSTDQITMPANTGDSTANYYIDITDFVMKWVGYDSSEYNYGFLLRQISETGSANGLEFGSSDNGNSSKKPKLEISYSLSSVVVQRDTLYPDIDALINSSQTTTNYGSSKYIEASLAGTTKKRSLIKFDLSNISSEAKIKTATLILQGVNHSGTNPSYLQVLSQAWSENSVTWSNCPSTTTNNQISLSQSSSSTQDYNIDVKTVTQNWINLKESNNGLLLVKQSEASTGALIFASSDTSATQERPKLIVEYYIPYIKNKYFNPDKDAFLKWKVNDASWASSNFGTHPFFNAEAGTVSGYAYKIRSIVQLNLSGIPSQSTIRNAEFYLNWYDSTAAWIRHSTSNSQSTLNRVTLGWTENGITWDSINNYYSTTDYVSIPAATTNTENFKVDITSFVKNWHSGTWTNNGMLYKLATETSYRYLYMGSSDRWKKTAVPKFCVNYIPPLTVNYTVVGISQNDSTLGSISLNPSQGIPPYLYSWETGDTTSSLENLWIGKYDVTVTDFLDSNYVLSVNIPGEVLWTELVKAEFSGDSIIKTYNSSAWDAGGVSRNILKANEEGYIYYKVSENNYSSVTRILGFNKQNKAQMDSIYYAFRFSSGNYSYQVNGTVGRSTSYTVGDEFKILRSGGYIYFYKNSVQLYSISTNMSDELIADVGLYNQNAYFKDVKVSFGNMPCLGVNTTLLDSTYTYIINGGGISDTCNNGTVSNYWIDRILPGNTEEFKLHFYDSTMTDTSTIIFVMDTTYTPKVPQWLVWNGSQYDTLSMDSSYFKILMNEIAFTDGDSSLSVVNNTIYPVLQYGTLLTPDNDGRYDIMNIEGAEYISDFEFNVYNVENTELYSTTDYTKGWDGKYSGTLVPVGQYRYLITADGLTFEGYFLVQY; this is encoded by the coding sequence ATGAAATATCTATCACTGATTGTAATGTTTTTTTCCTTTACCATGATGGGAAAAGCACAATATAAAATCACTATTTATCCAGATATTGATGCAAACGTTAAAAAGCTTAACTCGTCAACTAATTATGGTTCAGATGTAACATTTATCGCTCGTTACACAAGTTCTACTGATATAGTCAGGGCCTTAATGAAATTTGATTTATCTAGTTTGCCTTCAAATGCAGTTATAAATTATGCAAGATTAACACTGTATGGAATAGATCATAATGGAAGTTCAAATTCATCATATGTTCAAAGAATTACACAGTCTTGGGTTGAAAATACTGTGACATGGACAAATCAACCTACTGTTTCGTCAACCGACCAAATAACGATGCCTGCAAATACTGGTGATTCAACGGCTAATTACTATATTGATATTACAGACTTTGTTATGAAATGGGTTGGATACGATAGCTCAGAATACAATTATGGCTTTTTATTACGACAAATAAGCGAAACAGGATCTGCAAACGGGCTTGAATTTGGTTCAAGCGATAATGGCAATTCATCAAAAAAGCCAAAACTGGAAATAAGTTATTCGCTGAGTTCAGTAGTAGTTCAAAGAGATACTCTTTATCCAGATATAGATGCTTTAATTAACTCCTCTCAAACAACCACAAATTACGGAAGTAGTAAATATATTGAAGCAAGTTTGGCAGGGACAACGAAAAAACGTTCCTTAATAAAATTTGATTTATCTAATATTTCTTCAGAAGCAAAAATTAAAACCGCTACTTTGATTTTACAGGGAGTAAATCATTCAGGAACAAACCCATCATATTTACAAGTACTTTCACAAGCGTGGTCTGAAAATTCAGTAACGTGGTCAAATTGTCCTTCTACAACAACAAATAACCAGATATCATTATCTCAATCCTCTTCTTCTACTCAGGATTACAATATAGATGTAAAAACAGTAACACAAAACTGGATTAATCTTAAGGAAAGCAATAATGGTTTGTTGTTGGTTAAACAGTCTGAGGCATCAACAGGAGCCTTAATTTTTGCTTCAAGTGATACGTCTGCCACACAGGAACGCCCAAAACTAATTGTAGAATATTATATCCCATATATTAAGAACAAGTATTTTAATCCAGATAAAGACGCATTTTTAAAATGGAAAGTAAATGATGCAAGTTGGGCTTCTTCGAATTTTGGGACACATCCTTTTTTTAATGCAGAAGCAGGGACAGTTAGCGGATATGCTTATAAAATCAGAAGTATTGTTCAACTTAATTTGTCTGGTATTCCTAGTCAATCAACAATTCGCAATGCTGAGTTTTATTTAAATTGGTATGATTCAACTGCTGCCTGGATTAGACATAGTACAAGTAATAGTCAAAGTACTTTAAATCGTGTTACATTGGGTTGGACAGAGAACGGAATAACATGGGATAGCATTAATAATTATTATTCAACAACCGATTATGTTTCAATCCCAGCGGCAACAACAAATACTGAGAACTTCAAAGTTGATATTACTTCATTTGTTAAAAATTGGCATAGTGGAACCTGGACTAATAATGGGATGTTGTATAAACTAGCTACAGAAACTTCATACCGATATTTATATATGGGCTCTTCTGATCGATGGAAGAAGACAGCAGTTCCAAAATTTTGTGTTAACTATATTCCACCATTAACGGTGAATTATACGGTTGTGGGCATAAGCCAGAATGACAGTACGCTGGGGAGTATTTCTTTAAATCCTTCTCAGGGAATTCCGCCATATTTATATAGTTGGGAAACAGGTGATACGACAAGTAGTTTAGAGAATTTATGGATTGGAAAATACGATGTTACAGTTACTGATTTTTTAGACTCCAATTATGTGCTTTCCGTAAATATTCCTGGAGAAGTTCTTTGGACAGAACTTGTAAAGGCTGAATTCAGTGGAGATTCAATTATCAAAACTTATAATTCCTCAGCTTGGGATGCAGGTGGAGTTTCAAGGAATATTCTCAAAGCAAATGAAGAAGGGTATATATATTACAAAGTGAGTGAAAATAATTACTCAAGTGTAACCCGTATTCTTGGATTTAACAAGCAAAATAAAGCCCAGATGGATAGTATTTATTATGCTTTCAGGTTTAGTTCAGGAAATTATTCTTATCAGGTTAACGGCACAGTTGGAAGATCTACGAGTTATACAGTAGGTGATGAATTTAAGATACTTCGTTCAGGTGGATACATTTATTTTTATAAAAATTCAGTTCAATTATATTCAATTTCTACTAATATGAGTGATGAGCTTATTGCCGATGTAGGGCTATATAATCAAAATGCGTACTTTAAAGATGTAAAAGTTTCTTTTGGAAATATGCCATGCCTGGGAGTAAACACAACGCTTTTGGACTCAACTTATACCTATATAATTAATGGTGGCGGGATTTCTGACACGTGCAATAATGGTACTGTCTCAAATTATTGGATTGACAGAATTTTACCGGGGAATACGGAAGAATTTAAGCTGCATTTTTATGATAGCACTATGACTGATACTTCTACTATAATATTTGTTATGGACACTACTTATACCCCTAAGGTTCCACAGTGGCTAGTATGGAATGGAAGTCAATATGATACATTATCAATGGATAGCAGTTACTTTAAAATTCTCATGAATGAAATAGCTTTTACTGATGGAGATAGTTCTTTATCTGTTGTAAATAATACCATTTATCCTGTTTTACAATATGGAACATTATTGACTCCCGATAATGATGGAAGGTATGATATTATGAATATTGAAGGGGCAGAATATATTAGTGATTTTGAATTTAATGTATATAATGTTGAGAATACTGAATTATATAGTACAACAGACTATACCAAAGGTTGGGATGGCAAGTATTCCGGTACACTTGTTCCTGTAGGGCAATACAGATACCTTATTACAGCTGACGGGTTGACTTTTGAAGGATATTTTCTTGTTCAGTATTAA
- a CDS encoding c-type cytochrome, which yields MNILKRKKQRIVKIKQKLILLFNIIFFGVIPINIYSQDSEAIFKKACASCHTIGGGRLVGPDLQGITLKRDNNWLVKFITNSQSLINSGDADAVSIAAEYNNSVMPPATISEGEINSIISLIDSKGSGGPKKKTVDYLLKATSENVTKGYYLFTGRKRFKNNGPTCISCHTVNCIGNGGLLAKDLTLSYNTMKGEGIKALLESPAFPAMLNAYSNNKLEENEIYNLAAFLRSTATYKIPSKYYEPKIANKFYLFGITGFLFFVLLFYAGWHFRKRKSVNYDILKRQLNTEK from the coding sequence ATGAATATACTGAAACGAAAAAAACAAAGAATAGTGAAAATAAAACAAAAACTTATTCTGCTATTTAATATTATCTTTTTTGGAGTTATTCCAATAAACATATATTCTCAGGATTCAGAGGCTATTTTTAAAAAGGCATGTGCATCATGCCATACAATAGGTGGTGGACGACTAGTTGGTCCGGATTTGCAGGGAATTACCTTAAAAAGAGACAATAATTGGCTTGTGAAATTTATTACTAATTCACAATCATTAATAAATAGCGGTGATGCTGATGCTGTTTCAATAGCAGCTGAATACAATAATTCAGTTATGCCACCTGCCACAATTTCAGAAGGTGAAATAAATTCAATAATTTCTCTGATTGACTCAAAAGGCAGTGGTGGACCAAAAAAGAAAACTGTTGATTATCTATTAAAAGCAACTTCAGAAAATGTAACCAAGGGGTACTATTTATTTACAGGTAGAAAGAGATTTAAAAATAACGGGCCTACTTGCATTTCTTGTCACACAGTAAATTGTATTGGAAACGGTGGTCTTCTTGCAAAAGATCTTACGTTATCTTATAATACCATGAAAGGAGAAGGAATTAAAGCCCTTCTTGAGTCACCCGCATTTCCGGCAATGTTAAATGCATATTCTAATAATAAACTAGAAGAAAATGAAATCTATAATCTTGCAGCTTTCTTAAGATCAACAGCAACTTATAAAATTCCATCAAAATATTACGAACCAAAAATCGCAAATAAATTTTACTTATTTGGAATAACAGGATTTTTGTTTTTTGTATTGTTATTTTATGCAGGCTGGCATTTCAGAAAAAGAAAAAGTGTTAATTACGATATTTTAAAGCGACAACTTAATACTGAAAAATAA
- a CDS encoding tail fiber domain-containing protein has product MTVLFAFSSFIVKSQTTTLSGTGTNNCTPAAGTMGTNSTLVGCGAGNSNWARHNTFIGHEAGYQNIGGTENVAVGYRALYTQAFSDSADSYNVGVGNYSLFSDTTGIKNTAIGHETLKNNRTGNYNTTSGYRSGYSIVSGSYNTFSGYQSGNANTASYNTFIGSNSGLSNTSGNYNLFSGYQSGNNNTTGSQNTYMGIQAGYNGTTANYNTFIGFMAGFPNTGNFNTFSGWKSGYSNTSGNSNTYSGSYAGYSNTTGKYNTAFGYYAGFTTIATDSNTFIGYGADATANNLSNCGAFGFGAKTNASRKIVIGHTNYATNGGQIGGYVGWTTFSDGRFKVNVKEEVKGIEFIKKLRPVNYQLDLQKLDDFLLKNSSDKSDSMNVSKNSRTQSLSTVHTGFIAQEVEQAAKECGFTFDAVHVPFDNNDNYSLVYASFVVPLVKAVQEQQKMIEELQTKIASLQTTGQINYQEESLTTLQVKLSNNNQTILYQNEPNPFGEKTVIRYFIPENSNGKTFIVFYDMYGKEMNRTEITSKGYGNMNVNAENLALGIYSYSIIINDKTIDTKKMIRN; this is encoded by the coding sequence TTGACGGTTTTATTCGCTTTCAGTAGTTTTATTGTAAAAAGCCAGACTACTACTTTAAGTGGCACAGGGACTAATAATTGTACACCTGCTGCTGGTACAATGGGTACAAATAGTACTTTAGTTGGTTGTGGGGCAGGTAATAGCAATTGGGCTAGGCATAATACTTTTATAGGTCATGAAGCAGGATACCAAAATATAGGTGGTACAGAAAATGTTGCTGTTGGATATAGGGCACTTTATACGCAAGCTTTTTCTGACTCAGCTGACAGTTATAATGTTGGAGTAGGAAATTATTCACTTTTCAGCGATACTACAGGAATTAAAAATACTGCTATAGGTCATGAAACTTTGAAAAACAATAGAACAGGTAATTATAATACTACTTCAGGTTATCGTTCTGGATATTCTATAGTGAGTGGAAGTTACAATACTTTTTCAGGATACCAATCTGGTAATGCTAACACAGCCAGTTATAACACTTTTATAGGTTCTAATAGTGGGCTTTCAAATACATCTGGAAATTATAATTTATTTTCAGGGTATCAATCTGGAAATAATAATACAACAGGTTCACAAAATACATATATGGGTATACAAGCAGGTTATAATGGAACAACAGCCAATTATAATACGTTTATAGGATTTATGGCGGGATTTCCGAACACTGGTAATTTTAATACATTTAGTGGATGGAAATCTGGATATTCTAATACTTCAGGCAACAGCAATACTTATAGTGGAAGCTATGCCGGTTATTCAAATACTACTGGAAAATATAATACAGCATTTGGTTATTATGCAGGATTTACAACTATAGCGACCGATTCAAATACTTTTATTGGATATGGTGCTGATGCCACTGCAAATAATTTAAGTAATTGCGGTGCATTTGGATTTGGCGCAAAAACTAATGCAAGTAGGAAAATTGTAATTGGACATACAAACTACGCTACTAATGGTGGGCAAATTGGTGGTTATGTAGGTTGGACAACTTTTTCAGATGGACGATTTAAAGTCAATGTTAAAGAAGAAGTAAAAGGAATAGAATTCATAAAGAAACTACGTCCGGTTAATTATCAGTTAGATTTACAAAAGTTGGATGATTTCCTTTTGAAGAATTCTTCGGATAAATCAGATAGTATGAATGTCAGTAAAAATTCAAGAACGCAATCTTTAAGCACAGTTCATACAGGATTTATAGCTCAGGAAGTAGAACAAGCTGCCAAAGAATGTGGATTTACATTTGATGCTGTTCATGTACCATTTGACAATAATGACAATTATTCTTTAGTTTATGCCTCATTTGTAGTTCCATTAGTAAAAGCTGTACAAGAACAACAAAAAATGATTGAAGAACTACAGACAAAAATTGCAAGTTTGCAAACAACAGGACAAATAAATTACCAAGAAGAATCCCTAACAACGTTACAGGTTAAATTATCTAATAACAATCAGACCATACTTTACCAGAACGAACCCAATCCATTTGGAGAGAAAACTGTAATTCGTTATTTTATCCCTGAAAATTCAAACGGAAAAACTTTCATTGTATTTTATGATATGTACGGAAAGGAAATGAATAGAACAGAAATTACATCCAAAGGCTACGGTAATATGAATGTAAATGCCGAGAATCTTGCTTTAGGGATTTATTCATACAGCATTATTATAAATGATAAAACCATAGACACTAAAAAAATGATTAGAAACTAA
- a CDS encoding cytochrome c, producing MKKILSRSAILLIVFTICLVYNSFAQVWIVPDNKKKKTSSFKFSQVSVSDGEAIYLKTCQSCHGIPGKENFAKLNPSPGDLSTDKVQKQLDGELFFKITMGRGLMPSFKNVLKEEERWKLISYLRSFNDAYAQPPLSAPSSGCKGCVTNIELMYLQDSSRMLLKAIGTLNGNNIPISDAEVSLFVKRYFGDMQIGKTVNTDSAGPNTFNLPKNIRGDQTGNVIFIIRITDEKQFGETQDTIEMQIGIPTNNPPLNENRALWNVVSKAPLWLTISYSTVVLIVIGCILYVIFQLLRLKRKSKTRNSK from the coding sequence ATGAAAAAGATTTTAAGCAGATCGGCTATTTTATTAATTGTATTTACAATTTGTTTAGTTTACAATTCATTTGCACAGGTTTGGATTGTTCCTGATAATAAAAAGAAAAAAACAAGTTCGTTTAAATTCTCACAGGTTTCAGTTTCTGATGGTGAGGCAATTTATTTAAAAACATGCCAATCTTGTCATGGTATACCTGGAAAAGAAAATTTTGCAAAATTAAATCCTTCTCCTGGAGATCTTTCAACTGATAAAGTTCAGAAGCAACTTGACGGAGAACTTTTTTTTAAGATAACAATGGGTAGAGGATTAATGCCTTCATTTAAGAATGTATTAAAAGAAGAGGAGCGATGGAAATTAATTTCATATTTACGAAGTTTTAATGATGCATATGCTCAGCCACCCCTTAGTGCTCCGTCTTCAGGTTGTAAGGGTTGTGTTACGAATATTGAACTAATGTATTTACAAGATAGTAGTAGAATGTTATTAAAAGCAATCGGTACGTTAAATGGAAATAACATTCCAATTTCTGATGCAGAAGTTTCATTATTTGTTAAAAGATATTTTGGAGATATGCAAATTGGAAAAACAGTGAATACTGATTCTGCAGGTCCTAATACTTTTAATTTACCAAAAAATATTCGTGGAGACCAAACAGGAAATGTTATTTTTATTATCAGAATAACAGATGAAAAGCAATTTGGTGAAACTCAAGATACAATTGAGATGCAAATTGGAATTCCAACCAACAATCCACCACTTAATGAAAACAGAGCATTATGGAACGTTGTTAGCAAAGCGCCGTTATGGCTCACTATTTCTTATTCAACAGTTGTTCTAATTGTTATTGGATGTATATTATATGTTATTTTTCAGTTGCTGCGTTTAAAAAGAAAATCAAAAACAAGAAATTCAAAATAA
- a CDS encoding 4Fe-4S dicluster domain-containing protein: METNESNSSKESRRNFLRTFFFIGSGAVLGSAAVFAANSTEKKKKSGEKIKVLTINNELVEVDKNEIIKVNTEKYKPLTELQKRGREGIKGRRWTMVIDLSKCKNARKCMSACQEAHHLKPEQHHINVLQIKESKETGAFFMPKMCQHCDNPPCVSVCPVDATFKRQDGIVLIDNERCIGCRFCMAACPYSARIFNWTEPLKSEEDKDIPYDVEKNVPQKKGTVSKCLFSADRCREGKLPYCVSACPNGVYYFGDENEDAVTNGTTQETVQLGKLLEDNGGYRLMPELGTETRVYYLPAKNRTQPFPEELLKNFKEHI; this comes from the coding sequence ATGGAAACAAATGAAAGCAATTCGAGCAAAGAGAGTAGAAGAAATTTTTTAAGAACTTTCTTTTTTATAGGCTCCGGTGCTGTTTTAGGCAGTGCAGCAGTTTTTGCTGCTAATTCTACAGAAAAGAAAAAAAAATCCGGAGAAAAAATTAAAGTACTTACAATTAATAATGAACTTGTTGAGGTAGATAAAAATGAAATAATAAAAGTAAATACGGAAAAATACAAGCCATTAACAGAGCTTCAAAAAAGAGGAAGAGAAGGCATTAAAGGTAGAAGATGGACAATGGTAATAGACTTATCTAAATGTAAAAATGCAAGAAAATGCATGAGTGCTTGTCAGGAGGCTCATCATTTAAAGCCCGAACAACATCATATTAATGTATTGCAAATAAAAGAGTCAAAAGAAACCGGAGCTTTTTTTATGCCAAAGATGTGTCAGCATTGTGATAATCCACCTTGTGTTTCGGTTTGCCCTGTTGATGCAACATTTAAAAGACAAGATGGAATTGTATTAATTGATAATGAAAGGTGTATTGGTTGTAGATTTTGTATGGCTGCGTGTCCTTACAGTGCAAGAATTTTCAACTGGACCGAGCCATTAAAATCAGAAGAAGATAAAGATATTCCTTACGATGTAGAAAAAAATGTTCCTCAGAAAAAAGGAACTGTAAGCAAATGTTTGTTTAGTGCCGATCGTTGTAGAGAAGGTAAACTGCCGTACTGTGTTTCCGCTTGTCCTAATGGTGTGTATTATTTTGGGGATGAAAATGAAGATGCAGTAACAAATGGTACTACACAAGAAACAGTTCAGTTAGGAAAATTATTGGAAGATAATGGTGGGTATCGTTTAATGCCCGAATTGGGAACAGAAACAAGGGTTTATTATTTACCTGCTAAAAACAGAACACAGCCTTTCCCGGAAGAATTACTTAAAAATTTTAAAGAACATATATGA
- a CDS encoding nitrate reductase subunit alpha, translated as MSWIKDIISPNTRKWEEFYKNRFQHDKVVRSTHGVNCTGGCSWNVHVKDGIVVWETQAIDYPTLDKNLPPYEPRGCQRGISFSWYLYSPLRVKYPLIRGILIDLFREQKEKTGDALKAWENIQTDDNLRKQYLQARGKGGFRRIKWDEILEIIAAANIYTVKKYGPDRLVGFSPIPAMSMISYAGGSRFLQLMGGANLSFYDWYCDLPNAFPEVWGEQTDVAESADWYNAKFVACMGANLGMTRTPDVHFFSESRHNGTKTVVFSPDFNMVAKYSDQWIPIHAGQDGAFWMAVTHVLLKEFHFEKQTPFFLDYVKKYTDSPFLVEINHIDGKYIGGRMVRANSISKFKDIENGEWKFLNIDEKTNDFVCPGGSSGHRWGCTDGKWNMKQEDAETGDSYSPLLTLINNNDEILQVDFTDFANNKHSLRGVPVKYIQTIEGKRTAVTTVYDMMMAQYGVDRNIEGDYPKSYDDENSAYTPAWQELLTGIGRNTLLQFAQEWGNTAEITKGKCMIIIGAGINHWYHNNLIYRAGIMSLIMTGCVGRNGGGINHYVGQEKLAPMDSWSTIMSAKDWQPVARLQQAPIWHFMNSDQWRYDGNQAKYNTSPENEFSNMHTADMIVRSVRNGWMPFYPQFSENNFNIHKKAVCAGAKTDEDVKKYVVDKLKNNELEYSVANPDAEENFPRIWYIWRGNAIMSSAKGHEYFLKHYLGTHNNSIAEEVAKKLVTEVNWIDKAPQGKMDLIVDLNFRMDTSALYSDIVLPTASWYEKADLNSTDMHSFIHPLSAAIPPVWESKSDWAIFKEIAKATSEIAKEHLKEPLKDIVTTPIAHDSAGEISQSTLKDWAKGECDAIPGKTMHGIVVVERDYTKIYDKFISLGPNAKTGMLGAHGNSYNAGDFYDQLLEDKDHLQIADSVTCPSIEKDEEVINAILHLSSLTNGELSYRAYKNAEKKTGLKLTDLAEGSRNLKLTYADLQAQPRRYNNSPLWSGLLNDGRAYAAYTYNIEKLVPWRTLTGRQHTYLDHEGYIKFGENFPTYKPSPTPELYGELNKTVAEGNAKVLNYLTPHGKWNIHSTYGDNIRMLTLSRGMFPVWLNEIDAEELGIKDNDWVELFNDNGVYSARACVSARIPRGLCFVYHSPERTYSTPKSQVRNGKRSGGHNSLTRVHLKPNLLMGGYGQFTYHFNYWGPVGVNRDTFVIIKKMTKVEF; from the coding sequence ATGAGCTGGATAAAAGATATTATTTCGCCAAATACACGAAAGTGGGAAGAATTCTACAAGAACCGTTTTCAGCATGACAAGGTAGTTAGGAGTACCCATGGCGTAAATTGTACAGGTGGATGCAGCTGGAATGTTCATGTAAAAGACGGAATTGTTGTGTGGGAAACACAAGCAATTGATTATCCAACATTAGACAAAAACCTTCCACCATATGAACCCAGAGGTTGTCAGAGAGGTATCTCTTTCTCCTGGTATTTATATAGTCCGTTAAGGGTAAAATATCCACTAATAAGAGGAATATTAATTGATTTATTCCGCGAGCAAAAAGAAAAAACCGGTGATGCTTTAAAAGCATGGGAAAATATACAGACTGATGATAATTTACGCAAACAGTATCTGCAGGCAAGAGGAAAAGGTGGCTTCAGAAGAATAAAATGGGATGAAATTCTTGAAATTATTGCAGCAGCAAACATTTATACTGTTAAAAAATATGGACCTGACAGACTTGTCGGTTTTTCACCTATTCCGGCAATGTCTATGATCAGCTATGCAGGAGGCTCACGCTTTTTACAATTAATGGGTGGTGCAAATCTCAGTTTTTATGACTGGTATTGCGATTTGCCAAATGCATTTCCAGAGGTATGGGGTGAACAAACTGATGTTGCAGAAAGTGCTGACTGGTACAATGCAAAATTTGTTGCTTGTATGGGTGCTAATCTTGGTATGACAAGAACACCTGACGTGCATTTCTTCTCAGAATCACGCCACAATGGGACAAAAACTGTAGTTTTTTCTCCCGATTTTAATATGGTTGCAAAATATTCTGACCAATGGATACCAATACATGCTGGTCAGGACGGAGCATTCTGGATGGCTGTTACTCATGTACTATTAAAAGAATTTCACTTTGAAAAGCAAACACCATTTTTTTTAGATTATGTTAAAAAATATACTGATTCACCATTTTTAGTAGAAATAAACCATATAGATGGAAAATATATTGGTGGTAGAATGGTCAGAGCAAATTCAATTTCAAAATTTAAAGACATTGAGAATGGCGAATGGAAATTCCTGAATATTGATGAAAAAACAAATGATTTTGTTTGTCCGGGTGGTAGTTCAGGTCATAGATGGGGTTGTACTGACGGAAAATGGAACATGAAGCAGGAAGACGCCGAAACCGGAGATAGCTATAGTCCATTATTAACACTTATAAATAATAACGATGAGATTCTTCAGGTAGACTTTACTGATTTTGCTAACAATAAACATTCATTAAGGGGAGTTCCTGTAAAATATATTCAAACTATTGAAGGAAAAAGAACTGCTGTAACAACAGTATATGACATGATGATGGCTCAGTATGGTGTTGACAGAAATATTGAGGGAGATTATCCAAAATCATATGATGACGAAAACAGTGCATATACACCTGCATGGCAGGAATTATTAACAGGTATTGGTCGTAACACTTTACTACAATTTGCACAGGAATGGGGAAATACTGCCGAAATAACAAAGGGTAAATGCATGATAATTATTGGAGCCGGAATAAACCACTGGTATCATAACAATCTGATTTATCGGGCAGGAATTATGTCATTAATAATGACAGGTTGTGTAGGACGAAATGGTGGTGGAATTAATCATTATGTTGGACAGGAAAAACTGGCACCAATGGATTCATGGAGTACTATAATGTCGGCAAAAGACTGGCAACCGGTAGCACGTTTACAGCAAGCTCCAATCTGGCATTTTATGAATTCTGACCAGTGGCGTTATGACGGTAATCAGGCTAAATATAATACTTCTCCTGAAAACGAATTTTCAAATATGCATACTGCTGATATGATTGTACGTTCTGTTAGAAATGGCTGGATGCCATTTTATCCGCAGTTCAGCGAGAATAATTTTAACATACATAAAAAAGCAGTTTGTGCAGGTGCTAAAACTGATGAAGATGTTAAAAAATATGTAGTAGATAAATTAAAAAATAACGAACTGGAATACTCTGTTGCAAATCCTGATGCAGAAGAGAATTTTCCGCGTATATGGTACATATGGAGAGGTAATGCTATTATGTCGAGCGCAAAAGGTCACGAATATTTTTTAAAACATTATTTAGGAACTCACAACAACTCTATAGCAGAAGAAGTAGCAAAAAAACTTGTAACTGAAGTCAACTGGATTGATAAGGCTCCTCAAGGTAAGATGGATCTTATTGTTGACTTAAATTTCAGAATGGATACAAGTGCACTTTACTCTGACATTGTGTTACCAACAGCATCATGGTATGAAAAAGCAGATTTGAATAGCACAGACATGCATTCTTTTATTCACCCACTTTCTGCTGCAATTCCTCCTGTATGGGAATCAAAAAGTGATTGGGCCATATTTAAAGAAATTGCAAAAGCAACAAGTGAAATTGCAAAAGAACATTTAAAAGAACCTTTAAAGGATATTGTTACAACACCAATTGCACATGATTCAGCAGGAGAAATTTCACAGTCAACATTAAAAGACTGGGCAAAAGGTGAATGTGACGCTATTCCTGGAAAAACAATGCATGGGATTGTTGTTGTAGAAAGAGACTATACAAAAATTTACGATAAGTTCATTAGTCTTGGGCCTAATGCAAAAACCGGTATGCTAGGTGCGCATGGTAATTCCTATAATGCTGGTGATTTTTATGATCAATTGTTAGAAGATAAAGATCATTTACAAATAGCTGACTCAGTTACTTGTCCCTCTATTGAAAAAGACGAAGAAGTTATTAATGCAATTCTTCATTTGTCATCATTAACTAATGGCGAATTAAGTTACAGAGCTTATAAAAATGCTGAGAAAAAAACAGGTTTAAAATTAACAGATCTAGCAGAAGGGAGTCGTAATTTAAAGTTAACATACGCTGATTTACAAGCACAACCCAGAAGATATAACAACTCACCTTTATGGTCGGGTTTGCTTAATGATGGCAGGGCTTATGCTGCATATACTTATAATATTGAAAAATTAGTTCCATGGCGTACTTTAACTGGTCGTCAACATACATATCTTGATCATGAAGGATATATTAAGTTTGGTGAGAATTTTCCTACATACAAGCCATCACCAACCCCAGAACTTTATGGTGAACTTAATAAAACAGTAGCCGAAGGCAATGCCAAAGTGTTAAATTACCTGACTCCTCATGGCAAATGGAATATTCATTCAACTTATGGTGATAATATTAGAATGTTAACATTAAGCAGAGGTATGTTTCCTGTCTGGCTTAATGAAATAGACGCTGAAGAACTAGGAATAAAAGATAATGACTGGGTAGAATTATTTAATGATAACGGCGTTTATAGTGCACGAGCCTGTGTTAGCGCAAGAATTCCAAGAGGACTCTGTTTTGTATACCATTCACCTGAAAGAACATATTCTACTCCAAAATCACAAGTACGCAACGGAAAACGATCAGGAGGACACAACAGC